A single window of Sphingobacteriales bacterium DNA harbors:
- a CDS encoding thioredoxin family protein: MKRLLINILLLLTIATSVLAQPSFESHLKFKTEKEDLGNNEYNLKIICTLDKDWHVYSQFTSEGGPLPTRFVFEPNKDVKLIGKVEEVGKLEKKMDELFGVEVSSFAKTVTFVQKVKVGNKNAVLKGEFDGQVCKDEEGCMPFGPEAFTFSFSDNNAPASVDTAQQVPTIENSTPSITSKSDKFDWQFSENGCSNKTEQKDKSIFLIFLFGFLGGLVALLTPCVFPMIPLTVSFFTKGGKDTKHGIQKALIYGVSIIIIYLLLGLIITSVFGSDALNAMSTNIWFNLLFFIVFIIFAFSFFGFYEITLPSSWANKSDSLASKGGNLGIFFMAFTLALVSFSCTGPIIGTLLVEAATGGGPTILGRIPLKPTIGMFGFSLALALPFTLFALFPQWLHSLPKSGGWMKTVKVTLGFIELALAFKFLSIVDMTQNWGILRIEPFLIIWIILFTLLALYLLGIIRAKEDKHETISIPRKAFGVISVAFVVYLIYGLFTYQPLKLLSGLAPPVGYNFKSENKETLTHFKDYEEGLAYAKEHNLPILLDFTGYGCVNCRKIEEHVWTNIDIKNLLSKYVIISLYVDDRKELPENEWYTSTATGTEKKIKTVGQKWSDFQAKHFQTNSQPYYVLINPQEKVLNQPVDYSFSSDVDNYRKFLECGINIHQQIQ, from the coding sequence ATGAAAAGATTATTGATAAATATTCTTTTACTACTTACTATCGCAACTAGTGTTCTAGCACAACCAAGTTTTGAATCTCATCTTAAGTTTAAAACAGAAAAAGAAGATCTTGGCAACAATGAATATAATTTAAAAATTATTTGTACACTTGATAAGGATTGGCATGTCTATTCTCAATTTACTTCAGAAGGTGGTCCATTGCCTACTCGATTTGTATTTGAGCCAAATAAAGACGTGAAACTGATTGGCAAAGTTGAAGAAGTTGGCAAATTAGAGAAAAAAATGGATGAGCTTTTTGGTGTAGAAGTATCTTCATTTGCAAAGACTGTAACATTTGTACAAAAAGTTAAAGTAGGAAATAAAAATGCTGTTTTAAAAGGCGAATTTGATGGTCAAGTTTGTAAAGATGAAGAAGGTTGTATGCCATTTGGACCAGAAGCTTTTACATTCTCATTTAGTGATAATAATGCGCCAGCTAGTGTAGATACAGCACAACAAGTACCAACAATAGAAAACAGCACACCAAGTATTACATCAAAATCAGATAAATTTGATTGGCAGTTTTCCGAAAATGGTTGTAGCAATAAAACAGAGCAAAAAGATAAAAGTATATTTTTAATATTCCTATTTGGATTTTTGGGTGGCTTAGTTGCATTACTTACACCATGTGTCTTTCCTATGATACCACTTACTGTAAGCTTTTTTACCAAAGGTGGAAAAGACACCAAACATGGTATCCAAAAAGCACTTATCTATGGTGTATCAATCATTATAATTTATCTATTATTAGGTTTAATTATTACTTCTGTTTTTGGTTCTGATGCACTTAATGCAATGAGCACAAATATATGGTTTAATTTATTATTTTTTATAGTATTCATTATTTTTGCATTCTCATTTTTTGGATTTTATGAAATTACATTACCATCATCATGGGCAAACAAATCTGATAGTTTAGCAAGTAAAGGCGGAAATCTTGGAATTTTCTTTATGGCATTTACATTGGCACTAGTTTCATTTTCTTGCACTGGACCAATCATTGGAACTTTGTTGGTAGAAGCAGCAACAGGTGGTGGCCCAACTATATTAGGTAGAATTCCACTAAAACCAACTATTGGAATGTTTGGTTTTTCTTTGGCATTAGCATTGCCATTTACATTATTTGCATTATTTCCACAATGGTTACATTCATTGCCAAAATCTGGTGGCTGGATGAAAACAGTAAAAGTCACCTTAGGATTTATAGAATTAGCATTAGCCTTCAAGTTCTTATCCATTGTAGATATGACACAAAATTGGGGAATTTTACGCATAGAACCATTTTTAATTATCTGGATAATTCTATTTACACTATTAGCATTATACTTATTAGGAATTATTCGTGCTAAAGAAGATAAGCATGAAACAATTAGTATACCTAGAAAAGCATTTGGCGTTATTTCAGTTGCTTTTGTTGTTTATCTTATCTATGGTTTATTTACTTACCAACCATTAAAATTACTAAGTGGCTTGGCACCACCAGTTGGCTATAATTTTAAATCTGAAAATAAAGAAACCCTTACCCATTTTAAAGATTATGAAGAAGGTTTAGCTTATGCAAAAGAACATAATTTACCAATTTTATTAGACTTCACAGGATATGGATGTGTAAATTGTAGAAAAATAGAAGAACATGTTTGGACTAATATTGATATAAAAAATTTATTATCTAAGTATGTAATTATTTCTTTGTATGTTGATGATAGAAAAGAATTGCCAGAAAATGAATGGTACACCTCGACTGCAACAGGAACTGAGAAAAAAATAAAAACTGTTGGCCAAAAATGGAGTGATTTTCAAGCAAAACATTTCCAAACAAATTCTCAACCTTACTATGTTTTAATTAATCCGCAAGAAAAAGTATTAAACCAACCAGTAGATTATTCATTTTCGTCCGATGTAGATAACTATCGTAAGTTCTTAGAATGTGGCATTAATATACACCAACAAATTCAGTAA
- a CDS encoding peptidylprolyl isomerase: MINKIICWTLCGFLSLQLAVAQNGIVLDKIDAIVADKIILKSDIENQMEIMNLRGEEEAENKCDLMYQMIFNKILTIQAERDSLPVGDAEVEDELDRKINYFVSMAGSVQAFEEHYKKNIEQIKDDFRDDIREQLYANQMRQKIVGEIKVTPSEVKSFFENLDTEDVPYFNAEVELLQIVVKPKVSEEQRQIALNKIKAIKSELDAGESFELKASLYSEDLGSAQEGGDLGWATRGSFVKEFEAVAFKLKPNEISDVVETTFGFHIIQLVERRGDQINLKHILIRPKSTSVGAELAYAKIDSIRKSIMDNKISFEECVKLYSEDEQSKNVGGAILDYETGNTIVEVKNLDPEIYKAVENLEVGKITEPNMFQTQDGTPAYRILKLISKSEPHVANLQLDYDRIQTAAINNKEESVMQKWLDKNMSKTYMMIDGNYKSCELLKDWAK; this comes from the coding sequence ATGATAAATAAAATAATCTGTTGGACTCTGTGTGGCTTTCTTTCATTACAATTGGCTGTTGCTCAAAATGGAATCGTTTTAGATAAAATTGATGCCATTGTTGCAGACAAAATTATTCTAAAATCTGATATAGAAAATCAGATGGAGATTATGAACTTACGTGGCGAAGAAGAGGCAGAAAATAAATGTGATTTAATGTATCAAATGATATTTAATAAAATACTGACGATACAAGCAGAAAGAGATAGCTTGCCTGTTGGCGATGCGGAAGTAGAAGATGAATTGGATAGAAAGATAAACTATTTCGTATCAATGGCTGGTTCTGTGCAAGCATTTGAAGAACATTACAAAAAAAATATTGAGCAAATAAAAGATGATTTCAGAGATGATATCAGAGAACAATTGTATGCCAACCAAATGCGTCAGAAAATTGTTGGCGAAATAAAAGTAACACCATCTGAAGTAAAATCATTCTTTGAAAATTTAGATACAGAAGATGTACCATACTTTAATGCAGAAGTAGAATTATTACAAATAGTAGTAAAACCAAAAGTAAGTGAAGAACAAAGACAAATTGCATTAAATAAAATAAAAGCTATAAAAAGTGAATTAGATGCAGGCGAAAGCTTTGAACTAAAAGCAAGTTTATACTCAGAAGATTTAGGTTCTGCACAAGAAGGTGGAGATTTAGGTTGGGCTACACGTGGCTCTTTTGTAAAAGAATTTGAAGCAGTAGCATTCAAACTTAAACCAAATGAAATTTCTGATGTAGTAGAAACAACATTTGGATTTCATATAATACAATTAGTTGAAAGAAGAGGCGATCAAATTAATTTAAAACACATACTAATTAGACCAAAATCAACATCAGTTGGCGCCGAATTGGCATATGCTAAGATTGATAGTATTAGAAAATCAATAATGGATAATAAAATATCATTTGAAGAATGTGTAAAATTATATTCTGAAGATGAACAATCTAAAAATGTAGGTGGCGCAATTTTAGACTACGAAACTGGAAATACAATTGTAGAAGTAAAAAATCTAGACCCAGAAATTTATAAAGCAGTAGAAAATCTAGAAGTTGGAAAAATTACAGAACCAAATATGTTCCAAACACAAGATGGAACACCAGCTTACAGAATTTTAAAATTGATATCTAAAAGCGAGCCGCATGTTGCAAACTTACAACTAGATTACGACAGAATACAAACAGCTGCCATCAACAACAAAGAAGAATCTGTCATGCAAAAATGGTTAGACAAAAATATGTCTAAAACATATATGATGATAGATGGCAACTACAAATCATGTGAATTGCTCAAAGATTGGGCTAAATAA
- a CDS encoding tetratricopeptide repeat protein, producing MRYLKFALTFFLSTSILFSFSDNIDNNDTLKCRKLNTLIEEEQDHTIWIQYNHQLKDIVLKNIKRKNLDEKSKYEFYKYYSTVYNNYGAYNVYIDNYDSAIINYRIASNIASEKKLYTENALALQNLGTAFDFLGSLDSALFYFKLALKEAKKSKNISSIAYVKTDLGYAYNNLGDNENAIKNNLEALNIFEKLKDDIGIERTCFAIGRIYDLQKDYNSANNYYQKCLSINKKIDDKIRVVLVLNSIAHNKINLKKYTEVSPLLNEAISIAKPNQYISQIATSYKFYADYFYVTENLDSAYYYYNLALDVFQQIKANNFYAMVLLQLAQIDLKKMKLDAALAKAKEAYQISVDSKNPSITKNTYKVLSNIYAQQKDYKNAYLFNNKYSTLADSIFYDENRSNMLKADFKYKNQKNMNTITLLGQQQKIALLKNKQQRFYLIGLALLLLIAMIVSYFIIYRINTKKKNELLKIELDASEKKTKIEQQKNEAVLTALKSQMNPHFIFNALNSIQELYTSGSLKYANEQMGNFAYLTRKILETSEKQKIYLSEEVEILKMYLELESMRFGNDFSSNISFDEDIDEDYIQIPPMLVQPYVENSIKHGLFHKIGNKNINIHFFMEENDEILACTIDDNGIGRNASAEINKNRHKTHQSFATNATEKRLQLLNFGKSENVVVIFEDKYDENNQSLGTKVTIKIPI from the coding sequence ATGCGTTATCTAAAATTTGCACTCACATTTTTCTTATCAACATCTATATTATTTTCATTTTCAGATAATATAGATAATAACGACACTTTAAAATGTAGAAAGTTAAATACATTAATTGAAGAAGAGCAGGATCACACTATTTGGATACAATACAATCATCAACTAAAAGATATTGTATTAAAAAATATTAAACGCAAAAATTTAGACGAAAAGTCTAAATATGAGTTTTATAAATATTATAGTACAGTATACAATAATTATGGCGCATATAATGTTTATATAGATAATTATGATAGTGCTATCATAAATTATAGGATAGCTTCAAATATTGCATCTGAAAAAAAATTATATACAGAGAATGCACTTGCTTTACAAAACTTAGGTACAGCATTCGATTTTCTTGGCAGTCTTGATAGTGCATTATTTTATTTTAAATTGGCACTTAAAGAAGCAAAAAAGTCTAAAAATATTTCTTCAATAGCATATGTAAAAACAGATTTGGGTTATGCTTATAATAACTTAGGTGATAATGAAAATGCTATAAAAAATAATTTAGAGGCGCTCAATATATTTGAAAAATTAAAAGATGATATTGGAATTGAAAGAACTTGTTTTGCCATAGGTAGAATTTATGATTTGCAAAAAGACTATAATTCTGCAAATAATTACTATCAAAAATGTCTATCTATAAACAAAAAGATAGATGACAAAATACGTGTTGTACTTGTATTAAATAGCATTGCACATAATAAAATAAATCTAAAAAAATACACTGAGGTAAGTCCACTTTTGAATGAAGCCATTTCCATTGCAAAACCAAATCAATACATAAGTCAGATTGCTACATCATATAAATTTTATGCAGATTATTTTTATGTCACTGAGAATTTAGATTCAGCATACTATTATTACAATTTAGCTTTAGACGTTTTTCAACAAATCAAAGCCAATAACTTTTATGCTATGGTACTTCTGCAATTGGCGCAAATTGATTTGAAGAAAATGAAACTAGACGCTGCCTTAGCAAAAGCTAAGGAAGCATATCAAATAAGTGTGGATAGTAAAAATCCATCTATTACAAAAAATACTTATAAAGTACTAAGTAATATATATGCTCAGCAAAAAGATTATAAAAATGCTTATTTATTCAACAATAAGTATTCAACATTAGCAGATAGTATATTCTATGATGAAAATAGAAGCAATATGTTGAAAGCTGATTTTAAATACAAGAATCAGAAAAACATGAATACCATAACACTATTAGGGCAACAGCAAAAAATTGCACTACTAAAAAATAAACAACAACGTTTTTATCTTATTGGCTTAGCACTATTATTACTAATTGCCATGATTGTTTCATACTTTATTATATATAGAATAAATACTAAAAAGAAAAATGAATTATTAAAAATAGAATTAGATGCATCTGAGAAAAAAACAAAGATAGAGCAACAAAAAAATGAAGCTGTGCTTACTGCATTAAAATCTCAGATGAATCCACATTTTATTTTTAATGCTTTAAATTCAATCCAAGAATTATATACATCAGGTAGTTTGAAATATGCAAACGAACAAATGGGTAATTTTGCTTATCTAACAAGGAAGATTTTAGAAACATCAGAAAAACAAAAAATATATTTGTCTGAAGAAGTTGAGATACTAAAAATGTACCTTGAATTAGAAAGTATGAGATTCGGAAATGATTTTAGCTCCAACATAAGTTTTGATGAGGACATAGATGAAGATTATATTCAGATACCACCTATGCTTGTTCAACCTTATGTTGAAAACAGTATTAAGCATGGATTATTTCATAAAATAGGTAATAAGAATATCAATATCCATTTCTTTATGGAAGAAAATGATGAAATATTAGCTTGTACAATTGATGATAATGGAATTGGTAGAAATGCATCAGCTGAAATTAATAAGAATAGACACAAAACACATCAATCTTTTGCAACAAATGCAACTGAAAAGAGATTACAGCTACTTAACTTTGGCAAATCAGAAAATGTTGTTGTCATATTTGAAGATAAGTATGACGAAAACAATCAATCATTAGGCACGAAGGTTACTATAAAAATTCCTATATAA
- a CDS encoding HAD-IA family hydrolase, which produces MLQHKTLIFDLGDVIIDLKPELNWWQEDLLTNFNNQALVQKFEQKFFHDFEKGIISVDTFLEEMNQIKTNPNITVESAWCGILKEIPKHRIDLLFSLAKDNKIYLLSNTNDIHLDYIIDMIQKTYDENIFDNIFNHQFYSQKIGMRKPNQDIYEYVQQQVNTTSEQIYFFDDKNENLNIPKQLGWNTFLVNQDIATIITEAN; this is translated from the coding sequence TTGCTACAACATAAAACACTAATTTTTGATTTAGGTGATGTTATCATAGACCTAAAACCAGAACTAAATTGGTGGCAAGAAGACTTATTGACTAATTTTAATAACCAAGCATTAGTACAAAAATTTGAACAGAAATTTTTTCATGATTTTGAGAAAGGCATCATAAGTGTAGATACTTTTCTTGAAGAAATGAATCAAATAAAGACAAATCCAAATATTACAGTTGAAAGTGCATGGTGCGGCATCTTAAAAGAAATTCCAAAACATAGGATTGATTTGCTTTTTTCACTTGCAAAAGATAATAAAATCTATCTACTAAGCAATACAAATGATATTCATCTTGATTATATTATTGATATGATTCAAAAAACATATGATGAAAATATCTTTGATAATATTTTTAATCACCAATTCTATTCTCAAAAAATTGGTATGCGAAAACCAAATCAAGACATCTATGAATATGTGCAACAGCAAGTAAATACTACATCAGAGCAAATTTATTTCTTTGATGATAAAAATGAGAACTTAAATATTCCAAAACAATTGGGTTGGAACACATTTTTAGTCAATCAAGATATAGCAACAATAATAACAGAAGCAAACTAG
- a CDS encoding PKD domain-containing protein, protein MKSTIKLFSIIAVLTAFLMASCNKDDNSPKPVADFDQTFYYSTLQDTFYMGNDTVFFNNLSTNADTYLWTFSDNTTSTERNPKKNFIYTGSSEFTDFTITLTATKNGKSSTKTKTIVGWWD, encoded by the coding sequence ATGAAATCAACAATCAAATTATTCAGCATCATCGCAGTATTAACTGCATTTTTAATGGCATCTTGCAATAAAGATGACAATTCTCCAAAACCAGTGGCAGATTTTGACCAAACATTCTATTATTCTACATTACAAGATACTTTTTATATGGGTAATGATACAGTATTTTTTAATAATTTATCGACAAATGCTGATACTTATCTTTGGACTTTTAGTGATAATACTACCAGTACAGAAAGAAATCCTAAAAAGAATTTTATTTATACTGGTAGTAGTGAATTTACAGATTTCACAATAACACTAACAGCCACCAAAAATGGAAAATCATCTACAAAAACTAAAACTATTGTAGGATGGTGGGATTAA
- a CDS encoding AAA family ATPase has protein sequence MQKFNSDVEGIEQLSKDFVALKNEIHSVIIGQEDVIRFVLLSIFCDSHSLLVGVPGLAKTLLVKTVSDVLDLDFKRIQFTPDLMPSDIIGAEVMNENRQFHFNKGPLFANIVLADEINRTPPKTQSALLEAMQERQVTAAGQIHQLELPFFVLATQNPIEQEGTYPLPEAQLDRFMFNIVLNYPSYQDEVNVVKATTNDQKIQPKKILSKQDIIAYQHLIRRMPIADNVLEYAVKLATSTRPNTPQAPAIVNDFVAWGAGPRASQALVLAAKAHAAIQGKFSPDIDDVQAVSLPILRHRVIRNFKAEAENVSIEHIINKLL, from the coding sequence ATGCAAAAATTTAACTCTGATGTCGAAGGCATTGAACAATTATCAAAAGATTTCGTAGCCTTAAAAAACGAAATACACAGTGTAATTATAGGACAAGAAGATGTAATTAGATTTGTACTCTTATCCATTTTTTGTGATAGTCATAGTTTATTAGTTGGTGTACCTGGATTAGCAAAAACACTCTTAGTAAAAACAGTTTCTGATGTATTAGACTTAGATTTTAAGCGAATACAATTTACACCAGATTTAATGCCATCAGATATTATTGGTGCAGAAGTAATGAATGAGAACAGACAGTTTCATTTCAACAAAGGACCATTGTTTGCAAATATTGTTTTGGCAGACGAAATCAACAGAACACCACCAAAAACACAATCTGCATTGCTCGAAGCCATGCAAGAAAGACAAGTTACTGCTGCTGGACAAATACATCAATTAGAGTTGCCTTTCTTTGTATTGGCAACACAAAATCCAATAGAACAAGAAGGCACATATCCACTTCCAGAAGCTCAATTAGATAGATTTATGTTTAATATTGTATTGAACTATCCTAGCTACCAAGATGAGGTAAATGTGGTAAAAGCGACAACAAACGACCAAAAAATTCAACCTAAAAAAATACTTAGTAAGCAAGATATAATTGCCTACCAACATCTGATACGCAGAATGCCAATTGCAGATAATGTTTTAGAATATGCTGTAAAGTTGGCTACATCAACAAGGCCAAACACACCACAAGCACCAGCAATTGTAAATGATTTTGTAGCTTGGGGCGCAGGACCAAGAGCATCACAAGCATTAGTTTTAGCAGCCAAAGCACATGCAGCCATACAAGGAAAATTTTCACCAGATATAGATGATGTTCAAGCTGTGTCGTTGCCAATTTTAAGACATAGAGTTATTCGAAACTTTAAAGCAGAAGCTGAAAATGTTTCAATAGAACATATAATCAATAAATTACTATAA
- a CDS encoding PKD domain-containing protein — translation MKSTIKLFSIIAVLTAFLLASCSKDEELSPVANFTFSTADTIRYNESVTFNNLSTNADTYLWDFGDGTTSTEKNPTKESFNTKETRLSGSECYLTFTVTLVASKGDKSSTVSKNIVLNYCGEVSPVDPVTPVSPGGATEVPIKK, via the coding sequence ATGAAATCAACAATCAAATTATTCAGCATCATCGCAGTATTAACTGCATTTTTATTGGCATCTTGTTCTAAAGATGAAGAGCTTAGCCCAGTAGCAAATTTTACTTTCTCTACAGCAGATACTATCAGATATAATGAATCTGTAACTTTCAATAATCTTTCTACCAATGCAGATACATATCTTTGGGATTTTGGAGATGGTACTACAAGTACAGAAAAAAATCCAACGAAAGAATCTTTTAATACAAAAGAAACAAGATTATCAGGTAGTGAATGTTATTTAACATTTACAGTAACATTAGTAGCATCTAAAGGTGATAAATCATCAACAGTATCTAAAAACATTGTACTTAACTATTGTGGGGAAGTATCACCAGTTGATCCAGTTACGCCAGTTTCACCTGGTGGAGCAACAGAAGTTCCAATTAAAAAATAA
- the purQ gene encoding phosphoribosylformylglycinamidine synthase subunit PurQ — protein sequence MKFGIVIFPGSNCDQDMVHVCSKILHSEVVTLWHKDKDLQGLTSNDCIIIPGGFSYGDYLRCGAIARLSPIMEKVIEHANNGGYVWGICNGFQILCEAHLLPGALLMNNNQRFICQNQYIKPTTLDSAITRNLQLDEAYNIPIAHGEGRYYASQKTIDELYANNQVLFKYCDAQGNINEVSNPNGSIQNIAGICNKNRNVFGMMPHPERAAENILGNADGLKLFESLLQVQAV from the coding sequence ATGAAATTCGGTATAGTAATTTTCCCAGGCTCAAATTGCGACCAAGATATGGTGCATGTATGTAGTAAAATTCTACATTCTGAAGTAGTAACCTTATGGCACAAAGACAAAGATTTACAAGGACTTACAAGTAATGATTGTATCATTATACCAGGTGGATTTTCTTATGGCGATTATCTGCGTTGTGGTGCAATAGCAAGACTATCTCCTATTATGGAAAAAGTAATAGAGCATGCAAATAATGGTGGTTACGTTTGGGGAATTTGCAATGGTTTTCAAATTTTGTGTGAAGCTCATTTGTTGCCTGGTGCATTGTTAATGAACAACAACCAAAGATTTATTTGTCAAAACCAATACATAAAGCCAACAACATTAGATAGTGCTATCACTAGAAATTTACAGTTGGATGAAGCATACAATATTCCAATAGCACATGGCGAAGGTAGATATTATGCATCTCAAAAAACTATTGATGAGTTGTATGCAAACAATCAGGTGCTTTTCAAATATTGTGATGCACAAGGCAATATCAATGAAGTAAGCAATCCAAATGGCTCAATACAAAATATTGCAGGCATTTGCAATAAAAATAGGAATGTTTTTGGCATGATGCCTCATCCTGAAAGAGCTGCTGAGAACATACTAGGAAATGCTGATGGACTAAAATTATTTGAATCATTATTACAAGTACAAGCTGTGTAA
- a CDS encoding peptidylprolyl isomerase: MHKILLLNTLLLLSTVIYAQDEVLFTIDDTEVKRSEFENIYKKNNYNGKEDFSRTSIENYLDLYINFRLKVKEANSLGYAQNDKFRDEFAVYEQQLLNSYVDKEVLDKIIEQEYNRSKKDVELSHIFFAVTNDSTKLTAEKKAKDIYQKIKSNQLSFDEAAKISDDANTKFVKGNLGWYNAYQIALPEIEDIAYQLEPGQIAEPILTKYGWHIIKLNNTRTARPTLKVAIIKKFLPLNGTKDDHQALQDTMKMIAKMYQDGVPFEQLVTKYSEDENTKTFGGKLDWFGINTFAPEFEEAAYSIKNIGDISEPVLTKSAWYIIKKVDETKPQTFEESKSVLKTKLQNSALYEMALTDFVNDKKATYGYVANNKNIALFKKYMARFIGDYSFKYKDTFPNLVLYKIGNVDYDQNKIGSGIEKIYYTLNTKQGTNRLDALFDEVLKNNIVSRYKEDIQQNNIEYKNLIQEYRDGIMIFDISEQKIWNKALEDSIGVRNHYEQNKEKYIKPSTIKERTVQLNNSKNAKKIYKTLLEDPNINSNVLQDKLSVMKETSPVITKEISNSKNAVSVQKPKKTDNTYTIKQYYQYSPEKTKDFEECRGYVIADYQEKLEKEWIDNLKVKYPVKINQDILNKLIKK; this comes from the coding sequence ATGCATAAAATTTTACTACTAAACACTTTATTACTTCTAAGCACTGTAATTTACGCACAAGATGAAGTTCTTTTTACGATTGACGACACAGAAGTGAAACGCAGTGAGTTTGAAAATATATATAAGAAAAATAACTATAATGGTAAAGAAGATTTTAGCAGAACTTCCATTGAAAATTATTTAGACTTATACATCAATTTTAGACTAAAAGTAAAAGAAGCAAACAGTTTAGGCTATGCACAAAATGATAAATTTAGAGATGAATTTGCTGTGTATGAGCAACAATTGTTGAACAGTTATGTAGACAAAGAAGTGTTGGATAAAATCATTGAACAAGAATATAATCGTTCTAAAAAAGATGTAGAACTGAGTCATATTTTCTTTGCTGTTACTAATGATTCAACAAAATTGACAGCAGAAAAAAAAGCAAAAGACATCTATCAAAAAATAAAAAGCAATCAACTTAGTTTTGATGAAGCAGCAAAAATATCTGATGATGCGAACACCAAATTTGTAAAAGGAAATTTAGGCTGGTACAATGCATATCAAATTGCATTACCTGAAATTGAAGATATTGCCTATCAACTTGAGCCAGGACAAATTGCAGAGCCAATACTTACAAAATATGGTTGGCATATAATAAAACTAAATAATACTAGAACAGCAAGACCAACATTGAAAGTTGCTATCATCAAAAAGTTCTTACCACTTAATGGCACAAAAGACGACCACCAAGCACTACAAGATACCATGAAAATGATTGCTAAAATGTATCAAGATGGTGTGCCTTTTGAGCAATTAGTAACAAAATATAGCGAAGATGAAAATACAAAAACTTTTGGAGGAAAACTAGATTGGTTTGGCATCAATACATTTGCACCTGAATTTGAAGAGGCAGCTTATAGTATAAAAAATATTGGCGATATTTCTGAGCCTGTGCTAACAAAATCTGCATGGTACATCATAAAAAAAGTAGATGAAACAAAACCACAAACTTTTGAAGAAAGCAAATCAGTATTAAAAACAAAATTGCAAAATTCTGCCTTGTATGAAATGGCATTAACAGATTTCGTAAATGATAAAAAAGCAACTTATGGTTATGTTGCAAACAATAAAAATATTGCATTGTTCAAAAAATACATGGCAAGATTTATTGGAGATTATTCTTTTAAATACAAAGACACATTTCCAAACTTAGTATTATATAAAATTGGTAATGTAGATTACGATCAAAATAAAATTGGCAGTGGAATAGAGAAAATATACTACACATTAAATACAAAACAAGGCACAAATAGACTAGATGCACTTTTTGATGAAGTATTAAAAAATAATATTGTAAGTAGATATAAAGAAGATATACAGCAGAACAATATTGAATATAAGAATTTAATTCAAGAATATAGAGATGGCATTATGATATTTGATATATCTGAACAAAAAATTTGGAATAAAGCATTGGAAGATAGCATTGGTGTAAGAAATCATTATGAGCAAAATAAAGAAAAATATATAAAGCCATCAACCATAAAAGAAAGAACTGTGCAGTTAAACAATTCTAAAAATGCCAAAAAAATATATAAAACATTGTTGGAAGATCCAAATATAAATTCAAATGTTTTGCAAGACAAACTTTCTGTGATGAAAGAAACAAGTCCAGTTATTACTAAAGAAATATCTAATTCTAAAAACGCAGTTTCTGTACAAAAACCTAAAAAAACAGACAATACATACACAATTAAACAATATTATCAATACTCGCCAGAAAAAACCAAAGATTTTGAAGAATGTAGAGGTTATGTTATTGCAGACTATCAAGAAAAATTAGAAAAGGAATGGATTGATAATCTAAAAGTTAAATATCCAGTCAAAATCAATCAAGATATCTTAAATAAGCTAATTAAAAAATAA